One segment of Clostridium ljungdahlii DSM 13528 DNA contains the following:
- the dapA gene encoding 4-hydroxy-tetrahydrodipicolinate synthase, with product MKQVEIKGIISAMITPMNEDESINAAALREQVNRQIENGVHAIFCFGTNGEGYILNKEEKKLVLKTVIEETNGRVPVYAGTGCVSTKETIEQSKMAMDLGADALSIITPSFAVASQNELYDHYKTVAEAVDMPIILYNIPARTGNALAPATVGKLSQIPNIIGAKDSSGNFTNILGYISATEKNNFSVLSGNDQLILWALKAGGVGGIAGCANVYPHTMASIYNSYMEGNWEKAKEYQDSIASFRGCFKYGNPNTVVKTAVSLLGYNVGKCRAPFNQLPEEGIEALKKVLKENADKGMR from the coding sequence ATGAAACAAGTTGAAATTAAAGGAATTATATCAGCAATGATTACACCAATGAATGAGGATGAATCTATAAATGCTGCTGCACTTAGAGAACAAGTAAATCGCCAAATTGAAAACGGTGTACATGCTATATTCTGTTTTGGTACTAATGGAGAAGGTTATATTTTAAATAAAGAAGAAAAAAAGTTAGTTCTTAAAACTGTAATTGAAGAAACTAATGGACGTGTTCCAGTATATGCAGGTACAGGATGTGTTTCAACTAAAGAAACAATTGAGCAATCAAAAATGGCAATGGATTTAGGAGCCGATGCATTAAGTATAATTACACCTAGCTTTGCAGTAGCCAGCCAAAATGAATTATATGATCATTATAAAACTGTAGCCGAAGCAGTAGATATGCCAATCATATTATATAATATTCCAGCGCGTACTGGTAATGCTTTAGCTCCAGCAACAGTTGGAAAGTTAAGTCAAATTCCTAACATTATTGGTGCAAAAGATTCTTCAGGTAACTTTACAAACATTCTTGGATATATTTCTGCAACTGAAAAAAATAATTTCAGTGTCTTATCTGGAAATGACCAATTAATTCTTTGGGCTTTAAAAGCAGGTGGTGTTGGAGGTATTGCAGGTTGTGCAAATGTATATCCTCATACTATGGCATCAATTTACAATTCTTATATGGAAGGTAATTGGGAAAAAGCTAAAGAATACCAAGATAGCATAGCTAGTTTCCGTGGCTGCTTTAAATATGGAAATCCAAATACAGTTGTTAAAACAGCAGTGTCATTATTAGGATACAATGTTGGTAAATGTCGTGCACCTTTTAATCAATTACCAGAAGAAGGCATTGAAGCTTTAAAGAAAGTGTTAAAGGAAAATGCAGATAAAGGAATGAGATAA